A genomic window from Salvelinus namaycush isolate Seneca chromosome 5, SaNama_1.0, whole genome shotgun sequence includes:
- the LOC120046951 gene encoding balbiani ring protein 2-like produces the protein MQAQRRIPSDSPVLAAKQSKDSKNSKDSKDSKHSRDSRDNRDSRHSKHRKDSKHSKHSKDCKHSKHSKDSKHSKHSKDSKHSKHSKHSKDSKHSKHSKHNKDSKHSKDSKHSKHSKHSKDSKDSKHSKDNKHSKHSKHSKDSKHSKHSKDSKHSKDSKHSKHSKHSKHSKDSKHSKHSKHNKDSKHSKDSKHSKHSKHSKHSKDSKHSKDSKHSKHSKHNKDSKHSKDSKHNAAME, from the exons ATGCAAGCCCAGAGGAGAATTCCTTCAGATTCACCCGTCCTAGCTG CAAAACAGAGCAAAGACAGCAAAAACagcaaagacagcaaagacagcAAGCACAGCAGAGACAGCAGAGACAACAGAGACAGCAGGCACAGTAAACACAGGAAAGACAgtaaacacagtaaacacagcAAAGACTGCAAGCACAGTAAACACAGCAAAGACAGCAAGCACAGTAAACACAGCAAAGACAGCAAGCACAGTAAACACAGCAAACACAGCAAAGACAGCAAGCACAGTAAACACAGCAAACACAACAAAGACAGCAAGCACAGTAAAGACAGCAAGCACAGTAAACACAGCAAACACAGTAAAGACAGCAAAGACAGCaaacacagcaaagacaacaAGCACAGTAAACACAGCAAACACAGCAAAGACAGCAAGCACAGTAAACACAGTAAAGACAGCAAGCACAGTAAAGACAGCAAGCACAGTAAACACAGcaaacacagtaaacacagcAAAGACAGCAAGCACAGTAAACACAGCAAACACAACAAAGACAGCAAGCACAGTAAAGACAGCAAGCACAGTAAACACAGcaaacacagtaaacacagcAAAGACAGCAAACACAGCAAAGACAGCAAGCACAGTAAACACAGCAAACACAACAAAGACAGCAAGCACAGTAAAGACAGCAAGCACA ACGCAGCCATGGAGTAG